A DNA window from Salvelinus sp. IW2-2015 linkage group LG4q.1:29, ASM291031v2, whole genome shotgun sequence contains the following coding sequences:
- the LOC111962135 gene encoding proteasome subunit alpha type-1: MFRNQYDNDVTVWSPQGRIHQIEYAMEAVKQGSATVGLKSRTHAVLVALKRAQSELAAHQKKILHVDEHIGISIAGLTADARLLCNFMRQECLDSRFVFDRPLPASRLVTLIGSKTQIPTQRYGRRPYGVGLLIAGYDDMGPHIFQTCPSANYFDCKAMSIGARSQSARTYLERQMDTFLDCNLNELVRHGLLGLRETLPAEQDLTTKNVSIGIVGKDMEFTIYDDEDVGPFLEGLEERPQRKVIEAADEPAADKPDEPMDI; the protein is encoded by the exons ATG ttccgTAACCAGTACGACAACGATGTCACAGTATGGAGTCCTCAG GGGCGCATTCACCAGATCGAATACGCCATGGAGGCGGTGAAACAAGGTTCGGCTACAGTGGGGCTCAAGTCCAGAACCCATGCAGTCCTGGTTGCTCTCAAG CGAGCCCAGTCAGAGCTGGCTGCTCACCAGAAGAAGATCCTCCACGTTGATGAACACATTGGCATCTCCATTGCCGGGCTGACTGCAGATGCCAGGCTCCTCTG TAACTTCATGAGGCAGGAATGCCTGGACTCCAGGTTCGTGTTTGACAGGCCTCTCCCAGCATCGCGCCTCGTCACGCTCATCGGAAGCA AAACTCAAATTCCCACACAGAGGTATGGAAGAAGACCCTATGGTGTGGGACTGCTTATCGCTGGCTACGAT GACATGGGGCCTCATATCTTCCAGACCTGCCCCTCTGCAAACTACTTTGACTGCAAAGCCATGTCCATTGGAGCTCGCTCCCAGTCTGCCCGCACATACCTAGAGAGACARATGGACACCTTCCTGGACT GTAATCTGAATGAGCTGGTCAGGCATGGTCTGCTTGGGCTCAGAGAAACACTCCCAGCTGAACAGGACCTCACCACTAAG AATGTCTCAATCGGCATTGTGGGGAAAGACATGGAGTTCACCATCTACGACGATGAGGACGTGGGTCCTTTCCTTGAGGGTCTGGAGGAGAGGCCACAGAGAAAG GTTATCGAGGCTGCAGATGAGCCTGCAGCAGACAAACCGGATGAGCCAATGGATATCTGA